The following proteins are encoded in a genomic region of Paraburkholderia sp. BL23I1N1:
- a CDS encoding tetratricopeptide repeat protein, whose translation MKGMVQCVAMRLAVTAALMVNVTAYAQDNHAAKPTDPETQTAVADYNAGNLGAALAEFRKAAQHGSRLAEFNYAMMLLNGEGTTANVDEGKKWLRKAADANMSHAQYVYGKMYDDGEFVGRDPVEAHRWFLKAAQQGHIQAELALANQFLDGRGTTRDNQQAFVWYKKAAQGGDMTAQYVTGSFYERGGDGVDKNLNVARAYYAAAAAQGDPAAKLKYQQLSAQLRDQKEVKPQ comes from the coding sequence ATGAAGGGGATGGTGCAGTGCGTGGCGATGCGTCTGGCGGTCACGGCGGCGTTGATGGTGAATGTCACGGCGTATGCGCAGGACAACCACGCTGCGAAACCGACTGATCCGGAGACGCAAACCGCGGTCGCCGATTACAACGCCGGCAATCTGGGCGCGGCGCTGGCCGAATTCCGCAAAGCGGCGCAGCACGGCAGCCGCCTTGCCGAGTTCAACTACGCGATGATGCTGCTCAACGGCGAAGGCACCACGGCCAATGTCGACGAAGGCAAGAAGTGGCTGCGCAAAGCCGCCGACGCCAACATGTCGCACGCGCAGTACGTGTACGGCAAGATGTACGACGACGGTGAGTTTGTTGGGCGTGATCCGGTCGAGGCGCATCGGTGGTTTCTGAAGGCCGCGCAGCAGGGGCACATTCAGGCGGAACTCGCACTGGCCAACCAGTTCCTCGATGGCCGTGGCACGACTCGCGACAACCAGCAGGCGTTCGTCTGGTACAAGAAGGCCGCGCAAGGTGGCGACATGACGGCGCAGTACGTGACCGGCTCGTTCTACGAGCGTGGTGGCGACGGCGTGGACAAGAATCTGAACGTGGCGCGCGCCTATTACGCGGCAGCGGCGGCACAGGGCGATCCGGCGGCGAAACTCAAGTATCAGCAACTGAGCGCGCAATTGCGGGATCAGAAGGAAGTGAAACCGCAGTAG
- the rodA gene encoding rod shape-determining protein RodA, with amino-acid sequence MQFDKRAWLDRIKRMFVGFDRPLALIVFLLLCVGIVTLYSATLDMPGRVEDQLRNILLTFVLMWALANVPPTTLMRFAVPLYTFGIALLVAVAMFGLTRKGAKRWINVGVVIQPSEILKIATPLMLAWYYQRREGVMRWYDFLVGFLILIVPVGLIAKQPDLGTAVLVFAAGLFVIYFAGLSFKLIVPVLIAGVIAVASIAAFQDKICQPEVQWPLMHDYQKHRICTLLDPTSDPLGKGFHTIQAVIAIGSGGPLGKGWLKGTQAHLEFIPEKHTDFIFAVFSEEFGLAGGIVLLTLYMLLIARGLYIAANGATLFGRLLAGSLTMAFFTYAFVNIGMVSGILPVVGVPLPFMSYGGTALTTLGVAIGLIMSVARQKRLMQS; translated from the coding sequence ATGCAATTCGACAAGCGCGCCTGGCTCGACCGCATCAAGCGGATGTTCGTGGGTTTCGACCGGCCGCTCGCCCTGATCGTGTTTCTGCTGCTGTGCGTCGGCATCGTCACGCTGTACAGCGCGACGCTGGACATGCCCGGCCGGGTGGAAGACCAACTGCGCAACATCTTGCTGACGTTCGTGCTGATGTGGGCGCTGGCCAATGTGCCGCCCACCACGCTGATGCGCTTCGCGGTCCCGCTCTATACGTTCGGGATCGCATTACTGGTTGCGGTGGCGATGTTCGGCCTCACGCGCAAGGGTGCCAAGCGCTGGATCAATGTCGGCGTGGTGATCCAGCCGTCGGAGATTCTGAAGATTGCCACACCGCTGATGCTCGCCTGGTACTACCAGCGCCGCGAAGGCGTGATGCGCTGGTACGACTTTCTGGTCGGCTTCCTGATTCTGATCGTACCGGTCGGTTTGATCGCCAAGCAGCCTGACCTCGGCACCGCCGTGCTGGTGTTCGCGGCGGGCCTCTTCGTGATTTACTTCGCAGGGCTCAGTTTCAAGCTGATCGTGCCGGTGCTGATTGCGGGCGTGATCGCGGTCGCGTCAATCGCAGCGTTCCAGGACAAGATCTGTCAGCCGGAAGTGCAATGGCCTCTGATGCACGATTATCAGAAGCATCGTATCTGTACGCTGCTCGATCCGACGTCCGATCCGCTCGGCAAGGGTTTCCACACGATCCAGGCGGTGATTGCAATCGGCTCGGGTGGCCCGCTTGGCAAGGGCTGGCTCAAGGGTACCCAGGCGCATCTGGAGTTCATCCCCGAGAAGCACACCGACTTCATCTTCGCGGTGTTTTCCGAGGAATTCGGACTGGCGGGCGGAATCGTGCTGCTCACGCTTTATATGCTGCTGATCGCGCGCGGGCTGTATATCGCGGCCAATGGGGCGACGCTGTTCGGGCGGCTGCTGGCCGGATCGCTGACAATGGCGTTCTTCACCTACGCGTTCGTCAACATCGGCATGGTGAGCGGGATCTTGCCGGTGGTGGGTGTGCCGTTGCCATTCATGAGTTACGGCGGCACCGCGCTGACCACGTTGGGGGTCGCGATTGGCCTCATCATGAGCGTCGCGCGGCAGAAGCGGTTAATGCAGAGTTAG
- the mrdA gene encoding penicillin-binding protein 2, producing MTEFKDTQQQLSKFRLRVAAAGVFVFVCFGLIGFRFLVLQVWHYSKYSLQADENRISVAPIVPNRGIITDRNGVVLAKNYSAYTLELTPSKLNDTLENVIDNLATVVSIDARDRRRFKKLQEDSKNFESLPIRTRLTDDEVARFTAQRFRFPGVEVRARLFRQYPLGPTAAHVIGYIGRISQRDQDRIDDASDQNDSDPDHYDPRLDANNYKGTDYIGKIGVEQSYETELHGQTGFEEVEVTAGGRPVRTLSRTQATPGNNLELSIDIGLQQVAEQAFAGRRGALVAIEPATGDVLAFVSAPSFDPNSFVDGIDQQTWDELNNSPDHPLLNRPLHGTYPPGSTYKPFMALAALTLHKRTPGWGFQDPGSYTFGGHTFRNDVRAGQGWVDMNRAIVVSNDTYFYMLAHDLGVNNIANFMKPWGFGQITGIDISGEARGILPSTEWKRKAYRKPEQQRWYEGETISLGIGQGYNSFTILQLAHATATLANNGVVMKPHLVRDIENPITKETRPVVRDPSDKIAVKQSDIDFIKHAMEGVVTNGTASKLFIGAPYQAAGKTGTAQVYSLQGANYKGHAIAEHLRDHALFIAFAPVDQPKIAVALIVENGGWGAEAAGPIARRVLDYYLVGKNRPGAEAAAVAAAASATQDASAPEVGDAPTPQDAAQPVKVAAGFTALPMPSAASAAAAASAAAAASAAVAPVTASAPAAAVAPASASGASAAIAASASTAAKNPAPRKSGAPRKPRPSSEPMPAAAAPSRNDSNQPTSPRQPVSGGIDE from the coding sequence ATGACCGAATTCAAGGACACTCAGCAACAGCTCTCGAAGTTCCGCCTGCGCGTCGCGGCGGCGGGCGTGTTCGTGTTCGTCTGCTTCGGGCTGATCGGCTTCCGCTTCCTGGTCCTGCAGGTCTGGCACTACAGCAAGTACTCGCTGCAAGCCGACGAAAACCGGATCTCGGTCGCGCCGATCGTGCCGAACCGCGGCATTATCACCGACCGTAACGGCGTGGTGTTGGCCAAGAACTACTCGGCGTATACGCTCGAACTCACGCCGTCGAAGCTGAACGACACGCTCGAAAACGTGATCGACAACCTCGCCACCGTGGTCTCGATCGACGCACGCGACCGCCGCCGCTTTAAGAAGCTGCAGGAAGACTCGAAGAATTTCGAGAGCCTGCCGATCCGCACCCGTCTTACCGACGACGAAGTCGCGCGCTTCACCGCGCAACGCTTCCGCTTTCCGGGCGTGGAAGTGCGCGCGCGCCTGTTCCGCCAGTATCCGCTTGGGCCCACTGCGGCGCACGTGATCGGCTACATCGGCCGGATTTCGCAGCGCGATCAGGACCGCATCGACGACGCCAGCGACCAGAACGACAGCGATCCGGACCACTACGATCCGCGCCTCGACGCGAACAACTACAAGGGCACCGACTACATCGGCAAGATCGGCGTCGAGCAGAGCTACGAGACCGAACTGCACGGCCAGACCGGTTTTGAGGAAGTCGAAGTAACCGCCGGCGGCCGGCCTGTACGCACGCTGTCGCGCACTCAGGCAACGCCCGGCAATAACCTCGAACTGTCGATCGACATCGGCCTGCAGCAGGTCGCGGAGCAGGCCTTCGCCGGCCGCCGCGGGGCGCTGGTCGCGATCGAACCGGCAACCGGCGACGTGCTGGCGTTCGTATCGGCGCCGAGCTTCGATCCGAATTCGTTTGTTGACGGCATCGATCAGCAGACCTGGGACGAGCTCAACAACTCGCCCGACCATCCGCTCCTGAATCGCCCGCTGCATGGCACCTATCCGCCGGGCTCGACCTACAAGCCGTTCATGGCGCTCGCCGCGCTGACGCTGCATAAGCGCACGCCGGGCTGGGGCTTCCAGGATCCGGGCTCGTACACGTTCGGCGGCCATACGTTCCGCAACGATGTGCGTGCCGGCCAGGGCTGGGTCGACATGAACCGCGCGATCGTGGTGTCGAACGACACGTATTTCTACATGCTGGCGCACGATCTCGGCGTCAACAACATTGCCAACTTCATGAAGCCGTGGGGCTTCGGCCAGATCACCGGCATCGACATTTCGGGAGAAGCGCGCGGCATCCTGCCGTCGACGGAATGGAAGCGCAAGGCATACCGCAAGCCCGAACAGCAGCGCTGGTATGAAGGCGAAACGATCAGTCTCGGGATCGGCCAGGGCTATAACTCGTTCACCATTCTGCAACTTGCCCACGCCACCGCCACGCTCGCGAACAACGGCGTCGTGATGAAGCCGCACCTCGTGCGCGACATCGAAAATCCGATCACGAAAGAGACGCGCCCGGTCGTGCGCGATCCGAGTGACAAGATCGCCGTGAAGCAATCGGACATCGACTTCATCAAGCACGCGATGGAAGGCGTCGTGACCAACGGCACGGCGTCGAAGCTGTTCATCGGCGCGCCGTATCAGGCCGCCGGCAAGACCGGCACGGCGCAGGTCTACTCGTTGCAAGGCGCGAACTACAAGGGTCACGCGATCGCTGAACATCTGCGCGACCACGCGCTGTTCATCGCCTTTGCGCCTGTCGATCAACCGAAAATCGCGGTCGCACTGATCGTCGAAAACGGTGGCTGGGGTGCGGAAGCCGCGGGCCCAATCGCGCGCCGTGTGCTCGACTACTACCTGGTCGGCAAGAACAGGCCAGGCGCTGAGGCGGCGGCTGTCGCGGCGGCTGCATCGGCGACGCAGGATGCGTCCGCGCCTGAGGTGGGCGACGCTCCGACGCCGCAAGATGCGGCGCAGCCGGTCAAGGTCGCGGCGGGCTTCACGGCACTGCCGATGCCGAGCGCCGCTTCGGCCGCGGCGGCAGCATCCGCTGCGGCTGCTGCCTCGGCAGCAGTGGCTCCGGTCACTGCATCTGCTCCTGCTGCTGCGGTAGCCCCGGCTTCCGCTTCCGGCGCATCGGCGGCTATCGCCGCATCCGCGTCCACGGCCGCAAAGAATCCGGCGCCACGTAAATCCGGCGCCCCGCGCAAACCCCGCCCGAGCAGCGAGCCGATGCCGGCTGCCGCAGCCCCGTCGCGGAATGACAGCAATCAGCCTACGTCGCCACGCCAGCCGGTTTCCGGCGGCATCGACGAGTAA
- the mreD gene encoding rod shape-determining protein MreD, giving the protein MNRPQYILQPVNPYFIAFSLAAAFLLNLMPWGRLAGVPDFVALVLLFWNVHQPRKVGMGIAFFLGLLMDVHNASLLGEHALAYTLLSYGAITIHRRVLWMSLGVQTFAVMPLLVVAQLVPFVIRLLTGAAFPGWSYLIDGFVEAALWPIASVLLLMPQRRPADPDDTRPI; this is encoded by the coding sequence ATGAACCGTCCGCAATACATCCTGCAGCCGGTCAACCCGTACTTCATCGCGTTCAGTCTCGCCGCGGCGTTTTTGCTGAACCTGATGCCGTGGGGGCGCCTCGCCGGCGTGCCGGATTTCGTGGCGCTCGTGCTGCTGTTCTGGAATGTGCATCAGCCGCGCAAGGTCGGCATGGGCATCGCGTTCTTTCTCGGCTTGCTGATGGATGTGCACAACGCCAGCCTGCTCGGCGAGCACGCGCTGGCGTATACGTTGTTGTCGTATGGCGCGATTACGATCCATCGCCGGGTGCTGTGGATGTCGCTCGGCGTGCAGACTTTCGCGGTAATGCCGCTGCTGGTCGTTGCGCAACTGGTCCCGTTCGTGATCCGTCTGCTGACGGGCGCAGCGTTTCCGGGCTGGAGTTACCTGATCGACGGTTTCGTCGAAGCCGCGCTGTGGCCGATCGCCAGCGTGCTGCTGCTGATGCCGCAGCGTCGCCCGGCCGATCCGGACGATACGCGGCCGATTTAA
- the mreC gene encoding rod shape-determining protein MreC, whose product MEYSPPPLFKQGPSALARLMFFVVLALALLISDARFKTLEIVRGVLGAGLYPLQRAALVPRDIFMGAADLAVTSATLRSENDKLRAKDLQLSQQANTAAELAAENTHLRALLQLSQRSTTQSLPAEIQYDTRDPFTQKVVIGRGAQQGVQDGSPVVNEDGVIGQVTRVFPLQAEVTLLTDKDQAVPVQIVRTGLRSVIYGTPKGDTLDLRFVPISADVQTGDELVTSGLDGVYPPGLPVAKVVRVDKQADTAFARVICLPVAPVRGARQLLVLHYLNNVPPRPAEEPDAATAAKDAKAKKGGKPADSKAAADKSAAKPAEKPAAKPAEKAPAKPAAAEKKPAADKSAKPQATPGAQP is encoded by the coding sequence ATGGAATACAGTCCGCCGCCCCTGTTCAAGCAAGGCCCGTCCGCCCTCGCACGGCTGATGTTTTTCGTCGTGCTGGCGCTCGCCCTGCTGATCTCCGATGCACGCTTCAAAACGCTCGAAATCGTTCGCGGCGTGCTCGGCGCGGGTCTTTATCCGTTGCAACGCGCAGCCCTCGTGCCGCGCGACATTTTCATGGGCGCGGCCGACCTGGCCGTGACTAGCGCGACCTTGCGCAGCGAAAACGACAAGCTGCGCGCCAAAGATCTACAGCTCTCGCAGCAAGCCAATACGGCCGCCGAACTGGCCGCCGAAAACACCCATTTGCGCGCGCTGCTGCAACTCTCGCAGCGCTCGACCACGCAATCGCTGCCCGCTGAAATCCAGTACGACACGCGCGACCCGTTCACGCAGAAGGTCGTGATCGGCCGCGGTGCCCAGCAAGGCGTCCAGGACGGTTCGCCGGTCGTCAACGAAGACGGCGTGATCGGGCAGGTGACGCGTGTATTCCCGCTCCAGGCGGAAGTGACGCTGCTCACCGACAAAGACCAGGCCGTGCCCGTGCAGATCGTGCGTACCGGCTTGCGCAGCGTGATTTACGGCACGCCGAAGGGCGACACGCTCGATCTGCGCTTCGTGCCGATCAGCGCCGACGTGCAAACCGGCGACGAACTCGTCACCAGCGGGCTCGACGGCGTTTATCCGCCGGGGCTGCCGGTCGCCAAGGTCGTGCGGGTCGACAAGCAGGCCGACACGGCGTTCGCGCGCGTGATCTGCTTGCCGGTTGCGCCGGTGCGCGGCGCGCGTCAGCTACTGGTGCTGCACTATCTGAACAACGTGCCGCCGCGTCCGGCGGAAGAGCCCGATGCGGCCACGGCCGCCAAAGACGCGAAAGCGAAGAAGGGTGGCAAGCCAGCTGACAGCAAGGCCGCGGCGGATAAGTCCGCTGCGAAGCCTGCTGAAAAGCCGGCCGCCAAGCCCGCCGAGAAAGCGCCTGCCAAGCCCGCCGCCGCGGAGAAGAAACCGGCTGCTGACAAGAGCGCGAAGCCGCAAGCCACGCCGGGGGCCCAGCCATGA
- a CDS encoding rod shape-determining protein, with the protein MFGFLRSYFSNDLAIDLGTANTLIYMRGKGIVLDEPSVVSIRQEGGPNGKKTIQAVGKEAKQMLGKVPGNIEAIRPMKDGVIADFTVTEQMIKQFIKTAHESRMFSPSPRIIICVPCGSTQVERRAIKEAAHGAGASQVYLIEEPMAAAIGAGLPVSEATGSMVVDIGGGTTEVGVISLGGIVYKGSVRVGGDKFDEAIVNYIRRNYGMLIGEQTAEAIKKEIGSAFPGSEVKEMEVKGRNLSEGIPRSFTISSNEILEALTDPLNQIVSSVKIALEQTPPELGADIAERGMMLTGGGALLRDLDRLLAEETGLPVLVAEDPLTCVVRGSGMALERMDKLGSIFSYE; encoded by the coding sequence ATGTTCGGTTTTCTGCGCAGCTACTTCTCCAACGATCTGGCGATTGACCTTGGCACTGCCAACACGCTCATCTACATGCGTGGCAAGGGAATCGTTCTTGACGAGCCGTCAGTGGTCTCGATCCGCCAGGAAGGCGGCCCCAACGGCAAAAAAACCATTCAGGCAGTCGGCAAGGAAGCCAAGCAGATGCTTGGCAAGGTGCCCGGCAACATCGAGGCAATCCGCCCGATGAAAGACGGCGTGATCGCCGACTTCACCGTCACCGAACAGATGATCAAGCAGTTCATCAAAACGGCTCACGAATCGCGTATGTTCTCGCCGTCGCCGCGCATCATCATCTGCGTGCCATGCGGTTCGACCCAGGTCGAGCGTCGCGCGATTAAAGAAGCGGCACACGGCGCGGGCGCTTCGCAGGTCTACCTGATTGAAGAGCCCATGGCTGCGGCAATCGGTGCAGGCCTGCCGGTGTCGGAAGCAACCGGCTCGATGGTCGTCGACATCGGCGGCGGCACGACCGAAGTCGGCGTGATCTCGCTCGGCGGCATCGTGTACAAGGGTTCGGTGCGCGTAGGCGGCGACAAGTTCGACGAAGCCATCGTCAACTACATCCGCCGCAACTACGGCATGCTGATCGGCGAACAAACCGCCGAAGCCATCAAGAAGGAAATCGGCTCCGCGTTCCCGGGTTCCGAAGTCAAGGAAATGGAAGTGAAGGGCCGCAACCTGTCGGAAGGCATTCCGCGCAGCTTCACCATCTCCAGCAACGAAATTCTCGAAGCCCTCACCGATCCGCTGAACCAGATCGTGTCGTCGGTGAAGATCGCGCTCGAACAAACGCCGCCGGAACTGGGTGCCGACATCGCCGAGCGCGGCATGATGCTCACGGGCGGTGGCGCACTGCTGCGCGATCTGGACCGCCTGCTCGCCGAGGAAACCGGCCTGCCGGTGCTCGTCGCCGAAGACCCGCTGACCTGCGTTGTGCGCGGCTCGGGCATGGCGCTCGAACGCATGGACAAGCTGGGTAGCATCTTCTCGTACGAGTAA
- the gatC gene encoding Asp-tRNA(Asn)/Glu-tRNA(Gln) amidotransferase subunit GatC has product MALTLTDVKRIAHLARLELADADAEHTLVQLNDFFGLVEQMQAVDTTGIAPLAHPIEQIEDVALRLRNDAVTETVDREAFQRPAPAVQDGLYLVPKVIE; this is encoded by the coding sequence ATGGCTCTGACCCTGACCGATGTTAAACGCATCGCGCACCTCGCGCGGCTCGAACTGGCTGACGCCGACGCTGAGCACACACTTGTCCAGCTCAACGATTTCTTCGGCCTCGTCGAGCAAATGCAGGCGGTCGATACCACCGGCATCGCCCCGCTTGCCCATCCGATCGAGCAGATCGAAGACGTCGCGCTGCGTCTGCGTAACGACGCGGTGACCGAAACGGTCGACCGTGAAGCTTTCCAGCGCCCGGCGCCGGCCGTCCAGGACGGCCTGTACCTCGTGCCGAAAGTGATCGAGTAA
- the gatA gene encoding Asp-tRNA(Asn)/Glu-tRNA(Gln) amidotransferase subunit GatA, with amino-acid sequence MHEKSLTELRAALAAKECSAVELAQLYLKRIDAANSLNAFIQVDADLTLAQAKAADALLHTGHAGPLVGLPIAHKDVFVTKGWRSTAGSKMLSNYESPFDATVVARLQSAGMVCVGKTNMDEFAMGSSNENSYFGPVQNPWDRLAVPGGSSGGSAAAVAARLAPAATGTDTGGSIRQPASFSGITGIKPTYGRVSRYGMIAFASSLDQGGPMAQTAADCATLLNAMAGFDERDSTSLTRDDEDFTRYIGKAWKEDGADKPLAGLRIGLPKEYFGAGLADDVRASIDAALKQYEALGATLVEVSLPKTELSIPVYYVIAPAEASSNLSRFDGVRFGHRAAEYRDLLDMYKKSRAEGFGPEVKRRILVGAYVLSHGYYDAYYLQAQKIRRIIAQDFQEAFKQCDVIMGPVAPSVAWDLGAKGDDPVQMYLADIYTLSVSLAGLPGMSVPCGFGAGANAQRPVGLQIIGNYFNEARMLQVADAFQRATDWHRQAPAGV; translated from the coding sequence ATGCATGAAAAAAGCTTGACCGAACTGCGTGCCGCACTGGCGGCCAAGGAATGCTCCGCAGTCGAACTGGCGCAGCTGTATCTGAAGCGGATCGACGCGGCCAACAGCCTCAACGCCTTCATTCAGGTCGACGCCGACCTGACGCTCGCGCAGGCGAAAGCCGCCGACGCGCTGCTTCACACCGGCCACGCCGGCCCGCTGGTCGGCCTGCCGATCGCCCACAAAGACGTGTTCGTCACCAAGGGGTGGCGCTCCACGGCCGGCTCGAAGATGCTGTCGAACTACGAAAGTCCGTTCGACGCGACCGTGGTCGCGCGTCTGCAGAGCGCCGGCATGGTGTGCGTGGGCAAGACCAATATGGACGAGTTCGCGATGGGCTCGTCCAACGAGAATTCGTACTTTGGCCCCGTGCAGAATCCGTGGGATCGTCTGGCTGTGCCTGGCGGTTCGTCGGGCGGTTCGGCGGCTGCGGTCGCGGCGCGCCTTGCGCCCGCTGCCACCGGCACGGATACCGGCGGCTCGATTCGTCAGCCGGCGTCGTTCTCCGGCATTACCGGCATCAAGCCGACGTACGGCCGCGTGTCGCGTTACGGCATGATCGCGTTCGCGTCGTCGCTGGATCAGGGCGGCCCGATGGCCCAAACCGCCGCGGATTGCGCGACGCTGCTCAACGCCATGGCCGGTTTTGACGAGCGGGATTCGACCAGCCTCACGCGCGACGACGAGGACTTCACGCGCTATATCGGCAAGGCGTGGAAAGAAGACGGCGCGGACAAACCGCTCGCCGGCCTGCGTATCGGCCTACCGAAAGAGTACTTCGGCGCAGGTCTCGCCGATGACGTGCGCGCCTCGATCGACGCCGCGTTGAAGCAATACGAAGCGCTCGGCGCCACGCTGGTGGAAGTCTCGCTGCCGAAAACCGAGCTGTCGATCCCGGTGTACTACGTGATCGCGCCGGCGGAAGCCTCGTCGAACCTGTCGCGTTTCGACGGCGTGCGCTTCGGCCATCGCGCGGCGGAATACCGCGATCTGCTCGATATGTACAAGAAGTCGCGTGCGGAAGGCTTCGGTCCGGAAGTGAAGCGCCGCATTCTGGTGGGCGCCTACGTGCTGTCGCACGGCTATTACGACGCGTATTACCTGCAGGCGCAAAAGATTCGGCGCATCATTGCGCAGGACTTCCAGGAAGCGTTCAAGCAGTGCGACGTGATCATGGGACCGGTCGCGCCGTCGGTGGCGTGGGACCTCGGCGCGAAGGGCGACGATCCGGTGCAGATGTATCTGGCTGACATCTACACGTTGTCGGTGAGCCTGGCCGGTTTGCCGGGCATGAGCGTGCCGTGCGGCTTCGGCGCAGGCGCGAATGCGCAGCGTCCGGTGGGTCTGCAGATCATCGGCAACTATTTCAATGAAGCCCGGATGCTGCAAGTGGCCGACGCGTTCCAGCGCGCCACCGATTGGCACCGTCAAGCGCCGGCAGGAGTGTGA
- the gatB gene encoding Asp-tRNA(Asn)/Glu-tRNA(Gln) amidotransferase subunit GatB: MTKQWEVVIGLETHAQLSTHSKIFSGTATQFGAAPNTQASPVDLALPGTLPVMNRGAVERAIQFGLAIGSTIAPRSIFARKNYFYPDLPKGYQISQYEIPVVQGGQVTIQVPANEKAGKEAYEKVVNLTRAHLEEDAGKSLHEDFAGMTGIDLNRAGTPLLEIVTEPEMRSAAEAVAYAKTLHTLVTWLGICDGNMQEGSFRCDANVSVRPVGQAEFGTRAEIKNLNSFRFLEEAIQYEVRRQIELIEDGGTVVQETRLYDPDKRETRSMRSKEDAHDYRYFPDPDLMPLMIDAAWVERVKSELPELPVAIQQRFVTQYGLTPYDANVLTSSKAMAAYYEAVVLKVGPANAKVAANWLMGEVSSQLNREGLDIAQSPVSSAQLALLLQRIADGTISNKIAKEIFLAIWEEKATDEAAADRIIEVKGLKQISDTGALEAIIDEVLAANPKSVEEFRAGKEKAFNALIGQAMKATKGKANPAQVNELLKKKLS, encoded by the coding sequence ATGACCAAACAATGGGAAGTCGTGATCGGTCTGGAGACCCACGCGCAACTGTCCACCCACTCGAAGATTTTTTCGGGCACCGCCACGCAATTCGGCGCAGCGCCGAACACGCAGGCCTCTCCCGTCGATCTGGCATTGCCGGGCACGCTGCCGGTGATGAACCGCGGCGCGGTGGAGCGTGCGATCCAGTTCGGCCTCGCGATCGGTTCCACGATTGCGCCGCGCAGCATTTTCGCGCGCAAGAACTACTTTTACCCCGATCTGCCGAAGGGCTATCAGATCAGCCAGTACGAGATCCCCGTCGTGCAGGGCGGCCAGGTGACGATTCAGGTCCCTGCTAATGAAAAGGCGGGTAAGGAAGCGTACGAGAAGGTCGTCAACCTGACGCGCGCTCATCTCGAAGAAGACGCGGGCAAGTCGCTGCACGAAGACTTCGCGGGCATGACCGGCATCGACCTGAATCGCGCCGGCACGCCGCTGCTCGAAATCGTCACCGAGCCGGAAATGCGCAGCGCGGCTGAAGCGGTCGCGTATGCCAAGACGCTGCATACGCTCGTCACGTGGCTCGGTATCTGCGACGGCAACATGCAGGAAGGCTCGTTCCGTTGCGACGCGAACGTGTCGGTGCGCCCGGTCGGTCAGGCGGAATTCGGCACGCGTGCCGAGATCAAGAACCTGAACTCGTTCCGCTTTCTCGAAGAAGCGATCCAGTATGAAGTGCGCCGCCAGATCGAATTGATCGAAGACGGCGGCACGGTGGTGCAGGAAACGCGTCTGTACGATCCGGACAAGCGCGAAACGCGTTCGATGCGCAGCAAGGAAGACGCGCACGATTACCGCTATTTCCCCGACCCCGATCTGATGCCGCTCATGATCGACGCGGCGTGGGTCGAGCGCGTGAAGAGCGAACTGCCGGAACTGCCGGTGGCGATTCAGCAGCGCTTCGTCACGCAATACGGCCTCACGCCGTACGACGCCAACGTGCTGACGTCGAGCAAGGCCATGGCTGCATATTACGAAGCGGTTGTGCTCAAGGTCGGCCCGGCGAACGCGAAGGTCGCGGCTAACTGGCTGATGGGAGAAGTGTCGTCGCAATTGAATCGCGAAGGCCTGGACATAGCGCAGAGCCCGGTTTCGTCCGCGCAACTCGCGCTGCTGCTGCAACGTATCGCCGACGGCACGATCTCCAACAAGATCGCCAAGGAAATTTTCCTCGCGATCTGGGAAGAGAAAGCCACCGACGAAGCCGCTGCCGATCGCATCATCGAAGTGAAGGGTTTGAAGCAGATTTCGGACACCGGCGCGCTGGAAGCGATCATCGACGAAGTGCTCGCCGCGAATCCGAAGTCGGTTGAGGAATTCCGCGCCGGCAAGGAAAAGGCGTTCAATGCGTTGATCGGCCAGGCGATGAAAGCCACCAAGGGCAAGGCCAATCCGGCGCAGGTGAACGAACTGCTGAAGAAGAAGCTGTCCTGA